CGCGCAACCTGCATGTCGAGGAGGAGTTGCGACTTGCCAACTCCAGATGGGCCGGTGATCACGAACGTGTTCATTGCGAGAGCGCTGCGATTCCTCGCAATGTCTCGTCGGAAACTTGATTCGCCTAGCAAAAAAGGACTGCGTTGCGAGCGATGAAGGCGTCACTGCCTGCTGCGCGGCCACTTTTTTAGGCAATCTGTTCGAACACAAGGATTGGCGCGGCCCAAGGCGGCGCGCGGCACTGTTTTCCACAGCCTTGTCCCCCACTTCGGGGTGTATCGGTCCTGTGAGATGTTGCAGTTGCGAAGGGCAGATCGACCCTCACAATTCCTGATGGACATTGCGCGAGTGGCGACGGGAACCTCCCGACGCATTCAGCGCGGGGAGAAAAAGAGGATGTCATTGCCGCCGAATGGATTGAAAGGGTGGAGAGCCGGCGCACCGCCAAGGCGCGACGATGGAGCGCTCGCCATCGTTGAACTCGTGTCGACGGCGCGAGTAGATGGCCAGGAGCACTACGGCCAGCCGATCATCGTGGCCCGCTGGAATGCGAAGCTCAAGACGACGGCTGCTGGCCACCGCATCGAGTACGACGATGTGCTCCAGCACATCGAGCTCGGCGTCGACCATCAGGGCCGAGGCACGCCCAGCGTGGCCGTCGACATGACCGCCTCTGATCGCCACGCGCGCAAGTGCATCGAGGCTCGCAACGACGAGCTTCTCGTCGTGCCCACGGACCAGCTCACCCCCAAAGAAGGGGAGCGGTTTGCGACGGAGGACGTCCGCGACTTCGGCAAGATTGGCGATATGACGGAGCGCTACTTGGCAGGTCTCTCGATGGCCCATTCAGCGCGCAGCCAGCTTCACTACCGGAAGGCCTTGGAGGCGGCGGCACCGGCGCTGCTTGCGTTCGCTGAGCAGGTCGCAAAGGCAGAAGACCAACGGCGTGAATCGAAGCGCCGACAGGTCGAGAGTGGCAGCGAAACGCCGCTCACGGTCGGAGAGGCGCTGGCATCCGCGGAAAGCAGTACCTGGGTGAAAGCGGCATTGCTGACGGCGATCGAGCGCGACCCGGTCGATGCAGCGAACGATGCCGACGTGCTGGCTTCGGTGCTGGACACACGTGCTCACGCGCACTTTGCCGCAGCTCGAACGGCTGCCATGAGAAATGAAGATTCTTGAAGCGTTTTCCTACGCGAGTCAGCTGCACGCCGGTCACGTGGACCTGGCCGGCAGGCCCTACATCGACCACTTGTCGCGCGTCTGCCGCGCTGTTCAGGAGCGTGGTGGGAGCATCTACCAGCAGATCGCGTCGCTGTTCCACGATGCTCTCGAAGATGGCAAGGCGACGGTTGACGAACTACTCGCCACCGGCGTACCGCGTCTCGCGGTTGACCTGGTCCTCATCCTCACTCGTCGCCACAACGAGACCTACGCGCAATACATCTTGCGTGTCAGTGCATCGCCTGATGCTGGGTTGATCAAGCAGGCGGACATCGAGGACAACCTGCAGCCTGAACGGCTCGGCCTGCTCGACGCTGCAAAGCGGGATGGGCTCAAGAAGCGCTACGCGAAAGCGCTAGAAGCGCTGGCCTGTGCCGATGGGTTGAGTACGAGCCTTCAACAGGCACCATCTGATGTGCTTTGCTGAAAGGAATAAGTCCATGGCCATGAGTGATCCCGCTGGAGCAACGAGTGCAGAGGAGTTGACCCTTGTGTCAGAAGGCAGGAGCATCGGGGAGAGCATTGAAGAAGTGGTGTGCAACGGCTCCCTCGCAACGCTCAAGCTTTCGTCTGCAGATCGAAGCCTTGTGGTGGAGTTCGCGGCGAGCTTCGAAGAATGCAGCTCAACCACAGAAGAACTGAACGCGATGGCCGATGCCGATCTGTTGCGTGCTGCGTATTGGGCGATGGCCGAGTACGCGCGAGGTCAGATGTGACTGGAGGTCGCGAATCATTCAGCGGCGCCGAGGCAATCCAGCGGCACACAGGCGAATGGCCTGTTTACCCGGGGCACCCACTGGTGCTCGCGCTGGCCATCATGGAGGTCTTCGATGGATTTGACGAGGCCAATGCACCTACCGGCCACGGCTGGTGCGCAGCGCTCGGGGATAGCCGGATACCGGGCGCAGGTTGTCACGTCGGCGCGGCAATTCGGACTTTGAAGCTGGGTGCTGAAGGGAAGGATGTGGAGGCGATGGTTTGTTTCGCCACGGACTATTGGGAATCGGGTCAGGCCGGAGGCCACCACAAGAATGTTGCTGCTGGGCGGGACCAAGCCCTGAAGGCGATCCCACGGTTCCGAGAGCTCGCTGCCGTGTGGTTCAACAAGGCATGACAAGGGAGAGAAGAATGGATTCCGAAACTGCAGGTGCAGCACGTACCCGGCAGACGCTGGTGCAAGGAGCAACGGTGTACGTCCTGAACGAGCAAGGGGTCAACCGCTGGTCGGCGTTGGTCCAGCCAGGACGAGACGACGCCGGGGCGCGGGTCACAGAAGAGGAATGCGCGGCCGTTGCGCGGGCACTTGCGCAAGGCGTTGACGAGGTTCACAGAGTCGTGGAGACGATCGCTCGTGAATGGGATCTTTGCCTCTACATGGACGCGCCAGGCGGCTCCATCGATATTGGCGATGCTATTCGGGCAACGGCTGTGAAAGCGATGGGCAGACCGGCATGGATGCCAATCGCCAGCGCACCCCGGTGCGGGCGCCGCTTCCTCGTTCGAGACAGCGATCACCAGGTGGCCGTCGTCAATCATCCACCGGGATGCGCCCTGGGAGAGTGGACGTTCATGGCGGGCCGTTGGGCCGGCAGCAGCGTCAAGTGGATCGAGCCCGTCGAATGGTGTGAGATTCCGGCGTGACTGCGGGCACTTTGAATGCGATCGCCGCGACATTCGACCAGGAGCTATCTGCTCCGATGGTGGAGTGGTGTCGGCGCCTTGCGACGCCGGACCTCTGCGAATGGGTCAAGGACAAGCGGACGAGCGAAAAAGTCGTCGTGCGCGGAGTTTGGACCGACACGAACGTGGGGCACGAGCTCGACACTCAAATGCTGGCTGCAGGGCTTATCCAATACCAGCAACGCGTCCTGGGTTCGTGCCCGTTGGATGAAACCATCGAGTATGTCGCGGTCCTGACGGATGCGGGTCGGTGTGTTGGTCATGTCGAGCAGATCGACCAGCCAACTGCCGCGGTGGACCTGTTCGGGAAGACACCCTAAGAGAGCGGGTTCATCGAACCCTTCACAGAGGAAAGCATGACGAGCAAACGGAAGAACGTCCAATACGTCGAGGTCAGCGGTCGTTTGGTGCCGGCGGATTCGATCTCACCAGGTCGCCGCATGGTGGAGCTTGCTGTCGTAGTGGCCATCTCGATTTGCTTGGCAATCGTGGTGCCTCTGCTGGCCTAACCGTTGGAGAGTGGAATGGTGAGCGTCGGTCCCGCGGTCCGCCTCGCAACAATGCTTTGCGCTGTTGCAGTATTGACGCTCTGGGTCGCGACGCTTGCAGCCATCGGGAGATCCCATGACCGGTTGGCTTGCTACCGCACCTCCGCCACAACCGATGTGGCATGTCCTACGCCGACGTGGTTCGACAAGGCCATGGCGGCGTTGCTGATCCCGGCTGTCTCTGTACGGAAGGGATAGAGCGCTGTGGGCTTCTTCGTGCGCGGTGGATCACGAGAGAAGGCGCCAATGGTGTGGTTCAACCACTGTGGCGCTGCCGGAGCCTGGTGTGACATGGCAGTCGCAGACATGAGCCAGGAGCATGGCTTCGCAATGAGGCAGTTCACCGCCGGCTTCGCTTTCGACCAGGGGCAGCGGTTGCGCGATGGAGAGGAACCGTGGAACCTCTTCGCTGCCGGCCTCTTGCTGGGAGAGCCTATGCGGCTTTGGGCTGCGGCTTTCGAGATGGGTGCACGGCACCGGGACGCGACCTTGGACGATGAGTTCGACGTGCTTCAAGAACTGGGCTTCTTCCACCGCGGACCGGTAGAGGAGGCCATCCGGCAGGCCGTCGATGATGCGCTGTTGCAGATCGAGCTGGGCTTTGAGCAGGCCTATGCGCGCCTTGGGTTCGAAGGAAGACGGTCTTTGCTTGCTGGTACACGTAGAGCGTTGTCGGGATGGTTCTATGGGCCCGATGAAGCGGACTTGAAGTCGCGGCCATCAGCGGTGAAATGACTCCACGAAATCTTCCGGTGGTCTCATCAGCCGGTGGGTTTCAAACCTGGAGGAACCCACCAATGAAATCTCTTCTCGCTACCTTCGCCCTGTCGATCTCATTCCTGCTGGCTGCCTGTGGCGGCGGCGGTGATGGCGGCGGTCCCACTCCTGACATCGGCCGGCCGACCTCGCCGGCGAGCTCCACGTGCCCGCATTCCCAGACTGCAGACGTTTGGCTCGATAACCGGCTTGCCTGCGCGAGCGCGGGGCAGAAGGTCATCGACATGGCAGCTGGGGCCACCGGCACGCCCGGCGACGTGGCGTACGTCATCCGACAGGTGGCCTACGACCGCTCGATGAACGATCTTCTGCCGGATGCGAAGGCCCGCCACTTCCAGCACTTCCTGTGCGTCCGGAACGTGCCATCCGGTGTTGACCGACAACTGCTTGCCGCTGACCTCGAGGCGGTGATGGGTCTGGCATCGGGCTCCCTTCCTCGCGACGTGGCACTTTCCACGCTGGCCAACGCCGGCACCAACCGGGCGGGGTATGCGGTGCAGGCTTGCGACCCTCAGAAGCACCCAGTGATCGTCGACTATGCGACAGGGCTCGTGCAGTCGGTGAACCCGCAGGCCCTGCCGTCGGTGGTGACCTACGACGCCTGATGGAAGCGAGAGGCGACACCATGCCAAACGTCCCGCGCAGCAACCGACCTGAAGTTCGCAATCCGATCGCGGCTGATCCGGAGGTCGCTCTCATCGTGTCCGAACTCCCGGC
The sequence above is drawn from the Piscinibacter gummiphilus genome and encodes:
- a CDS encoding HD domain-containing protein, with product MKILEAFSYASQLHAGHVDLAGRPYIDHLSRVCRAVQERGGSIYQQIASLFHDALEDGKATVDELLATGVPRLAVDLVLILTRRHNETYAQYILRVSASPDAGLIKQADIEDNLQPERLGLLDAAKRDGLKKRYAKALEALACADGLSTSLQQAPSDVLC